The genomic window CAATCAGGACCTTTCTTGATTCTCTTATAGACATCATATAAAGTGAAGAAAGATAAAACTAAGGAGGATAAAACGATATGACATCAATTCGTTTTGATTATTCAAATGCACTTGAATTTTTCGGTGAACATGAACTGACGTATCTGCAGGGTGCTGTCAAGCAGGCTCATGATGCACTACACGAAGGAACAGGTGCAGGAAGCGACTTTTTAGGATGGGTAGATCTTCCGGTTAACTACGATAAAGAGGAATTCTCACGTATTCAGCAGTCAGCAGAAAAAATCCGTAAAGATTCTGACGTACTATTAGTAATTGGGATCGGCGGTTCATATCTTGGCGCACGTGCTGCGCTTGAAATGCTGAACCACAGCTTTTACAATGCGTTATCAAAAGATCAGAGAAAATCACCACAGGTTCTATTCGTTGGTAACAACATCAGCTCTACATACATGAGAGACCTGATGGATCTGCTGGAAGGAAAAGATTTCTCAATTAACGTGATTTCAAAGTCAGGTACAACGACTGAACCTGCGATTGCTTTCCGTATCTTCAGAAAGATGCTTGAAGAAAAGTATGGTAAAGAAGAAGCGAAATCGCGCATTTATGCAACAACTGATAAAGAAAAAGGTGCACTGAAAACTCTTGCATCTGAAGAAGGCTTTGAAACATTCGTTGTACCTGACGATGTTGGCGGCCGCTATTCTGTACTGACAGCAGTTGGACTGCTGCCAATTGCAGCTGCAGGGATCGATATTGAAGCAATGATGAAGGGTGCTGCTGATGCGCGCGAAGAATACAGTTCTTCTGAGCTTTCAGATAATAGCGCTTATCAATATGCTGCAATCCGTAATATCCTTTATAACAAAGGTAAAACAGTAGAAATGCTCATTAACTATGAGCCGGGTCTTCAGTATTTCAACGAATGGTGGAAGCAGCTGTTTGGAGAAAGTGAAGGGAAGGATCTGAAAGGGATTTTCCCTGCATCAGCAAACTTCTCTACAGACCTGCATTCGCTTGGTCAGTATGTACAGGAAGGACGCCGCGACATCTTTGAAACAGTTGTGAAGGTGAAAAATCCGCGTCATGAACTGACGATCGAAGAGGCTGAAAGTGATCTTGACGGACTGAACTACCTTGCGGGTGAAACAGTAGACTTTGTAAATAACAAAGCGTTCGAAGGAACACTGCTTGCGCACACTGACGGCGGAGTACCGAATCTGATTCTTGAAATCCCTGCAATGGATGCTTATACATTCGGCTATATGGTGTATTTCTTCGAAAAGGCATGCGCAGTAAGTGGCTACCTGCTTGGAGTGAACCCATTTGACCAGCCTGGTGTTGAAGCTTACAAAGTAAATATGTTTGCATTACTTGGAAAGCCTGGCTTTGAAGAGAAGAAAGCTGAGCTTGAAAAACGTTTGAAGTAAACTTTTAAGGCTGCCTGTCATGGGCAGCCTTTTTGCATACATTTAAATACTAATGGATACCCTACATTTAAAAGGAGTGTGGGATATGCATACATTTCAATCATCGATAGAGGGAAAAGAATTTCCACTTATACTGCTTGAGGATCGTCTTAAAAAAGAAGGCTATGTAATTGGAGGTGGCTGGGAATATGACCATGGACACTTTGATTTACTGCTGAATCAGGAAGGGGAATACCTGTATCTCAGACTTCCGTTTGAAGCAGAAGGGGGAGAGCTCGATAAGGATGACAGCACAGTCAGAATGCTTCAGCCATTTCTGTTGTGTCATCAATATGATCCTGACCGGGACCAGGACGCTTCATCCGGTGCGGTATCTGCTGCTTTCAACCAATTTCAATCACCTGAAAATAAAGATGCTCAGCTTTCCTCGGAGCAAATTGATCAGGGACAGGCAGCGCTTGAAAGAGCGGAGAGACTTCTCAGTTAGGCTGATGCTGACTAAGAAGTGCTTCTCCGATCACCCGCTTTGTCAGGACAATTGAATCCGCACCAGCTGAGATTGCCTGTTCTTTTAACTGAGTTGAAATCAGTTCTGCCACACATCTGATTGAAGGATTCATCTGCTTAGCCGTCAGAATCGTTAAGACTGTATGTGTATCAGCAGCTTCTTCATTCAGGTGCTGATCTGCAGTAATAATAATCTCCTTCGCTTTTTCAACACATGCTTTCTGCAAAACAGAAGACTGATAGGCTGTTCCTTTTATAAAATCAACCTGCTTCTGATCATACATAGGGTGTGTACTCAATGACTGATCAATAATAATGGCATCTTCATCGAGGCGGGAAAGGATATAGTAGGCTCTTGCATTCCATCCCACAACAATAATATGATCTGACTTTGAAACAGCAGCCGCACCTTCTCTGACTGACTGCTGTGAGCGGAGTATAAGTGCTGCAAACATAAAAAAGTAACTTGAGAGTAAACCTGCACCTATAACGAGAAGAGCGGCGGCAAGTATTCTTCCTTCAGCACTGGCAGGTACAAGATCCCCATAGCCCAGTGTTGAGATTGTTACAAGCGCCCACCACCATCCATCCCCCACAGTTTTAAACGTTTGCGGTTCAATAATAAAAGCCAGAATTCCACCGGAAAATATTAAAAAAAGCAGAGCAGAAATTAAAAAAATCCATTTTGGCAGCCTGCTTATATGCTGGATTATCATCAGTCTTCACCTCAGCATTAGTATTGCCTTCCAGTGAATTATTTTATTCCGCCCACTATTGCACGATTGATTTTAAACGGTATAATAGTCTTTGCACGGGGCTATAGTTCAGTGGGAGAATGCTTCACTGGCAGTGAAGAGGTCAGGGGTTCGAATCCCCTTAGCTCCATAATAAAAGACCCTGGAAGCACACTGGCTTCAAGGGTCTTCTTTATGTGAAATCGTATTTCAAATGTATGGTTATATTCCTCATA from Jeotgalibacillus haloalkalitolerans includes these protein-coding regions:
- a CDS encoding potassium channel family protein, yielding MIIQHISRLPKWIFLISALLFLIFSGGILAFIIEPQTFKTVGDGWWWALVTISTLGYGDLVPASAEGRILAAALLVIGAGLLSSYFFMFAALILRSQQSVREGAAAVSKSDHIIVVGWNARAYYILSRLDEDAIIIDQSLSTHPMYDQKQVDFIKGTAYQSSVLQKACVEKAKEIIITADQHLNEEAADTHTVLTILTAKQMNPSIRCVAELISTQLKEQAISAGADSIVLTKRVIGEALLSQHQPN
- a CDS encoding glucose-6-phosphate isomerase, producing the protein MTSIRFDYSNALEFFGEHELTYLQGAVKQAHDALHEGTGAGSDFLGWVDLPVNYDKEEFSRIQQSAEKIRKDSDVLLVIGIGGSYLGARAALEMLNHSFYNALSKDQRKSPQVLFVGNNISSTYMRDLMDLLEGKDFSINVISKSGTTTEPAIAFRIFRKMLEEKYGKEEAKSRIYATTDKEKGALKTLASEEGFETFVVPDDVGGRYSVLTAVGLLPIAAAGIDIEAMMKGAADAREEYSSSELSDNSAYQYAAIRNILYNKGKTVEMLINYEPGLQYFNEWWKQLFGESEGKDLKGIFPASANFSTDLHSLGQYVQEGRRDIFETVVKVKNPRHELTIEEAESDLDGLNYLAGETVDFVNNKAFEGTLLAHTDGGVPNLILEIPAMDAYTFGYMVYFFEKACAVSGYLLGVNPFDQPGVEAYKVNMFALLGKPGFEEKKAELEKRLK
- a CDS encoding YugN family protein encodes the protein MHTFQSSIEGKEFPLILLEDRLKKEGYVIGGGWEYDHGHFDLLLNQEGEYLYLRLPFEAEGGELDKDDSTVRMLQPFLLCHQYDPDRDQDASSGAVSAAFNQFQSPENKDAQLSSEQIDQGQAALERAERLLS